The DNA sequence GACCAACCCGGAGGGCAAACGCAAGATCATCGGCCGCGAGTTCATCGCCGCGTTCGACGGGGCGGTGCTCGACATCGTGGGGGACAGCGGCGCCCCGGTCGATTACCTGGTGCAGGGCACCCTGTATCCCGACGTCGTCGAATCCGGCGGCGGCTCGGGCACGGCCAACATCAAGAGCCACCACAACGTGGGCGGTCTGCCCGCCGACCTGAAGTTCACGCTGGTCGAGCCGCTGCGGCTGCTGTTCAAGGACGAGGTCCGCGCGGTCGGTCGCGAACTCGGGCTGCCCGAGGAGATCGTGGCGCGCCAGCCGTTCCCCGGGCCGGGGCTGGGGATCCGCATCGTCGGTGAGGTGACGAGGGAGCGGTTGGAGACCCTGCGGCTCGCCGATGCGATCGCCCGCGAAGAGCTGACTGCCGCGGGGCTGGACAACCAGATCTGGCAGTGCCCGGTGGTGCTGCTGGCCGATGTCCGGTCGGTCGGTGTGCAGGGCGACGGCCGCACCTACGGCCATCCGATCGTGCTGCGCCCGGTGTCCAGCGAGGATGCGATGACCGCGGACTGGACCCGGGTGCCCTACGAGGTGCTCGAGCGGATCTCCACCCGCATCACCAACGAGGTGCGCGAGGTGAACCGCGTCGTGCTGGACGTGACGAGCAAGCCGCCCGGCACCATCGAATGGGAATGACCCAGGGCCGTTAGGACCTTCTCCGGCCGCTGATGGCGCACGCGCTGTCAGCGGCCGCCTGTTGCGCTGTGGACGCCTGCGGTGACGGATCGAGCTTGACGCTTGTCGGTGCCGCGGTGTTTACTCGTCGTATCGAACAAGAGTTCGAACAACGGGTGTTTCGGTTGATGCTGGAGGTGCTTCTGTGACAGCGGCGACCAACCTCGGCCTGGCTCATCGTACCCGTGCTGAGCAGGTAGAACACCTGCGCAAGCAGATGGCGGCGGTGGCCGGGAAGGTCGGGTCCGGCCGCCGGGGGCCGACCCCCTCGGCCGATCCCTCACCGGTGGCGGATAGTTTGCTGCCGCTGCCCGAATCGCTGGCTGAGCACCTGCCGAGGTCGTTGCCGCGAGGTACGGTCGCGGTGCTCTCGGGTGCCCGGTCCCTGCCGTTGGGCATGGTCGCGGCGACGACGGCGGCCGGTGGTCACGCCGCCATCGTCGGTCAGCCCGATGTCGGTCTGCTGGCTGCTGTCGAGATCGGCGCCGACCTCAGCAGGCTCGCCGTCATCCCGGATCCGGGAGGGGATCCGGTGGAGGTGGCGGCGGTGCTGATGGACGGAATGGACCTGGTGGTGCTCGGGCTGGGCGGGCGGTCGGTGCCCGCGGGCCGGGCCCGTGCGGTGACGGCCCGGGCACGGCAGAAGGGATGCACCCTGCTGGTCACCGACGGCGACTGGCACGGGGCGTCGGCCCGGTTGGAGGCCCGGGTGTGCGGTTACGAGGTGGTGGGCGCCGGTTCGCGAGATCCGGGGCAGCCGCCGACACCGGGATGCGGACGGATCAGCCGAGTGCGGCTGGCGATGCGGGCCCGCGGTCGCGGCTTCGGCCCCGCCCGCGCGGTCGGTGAGTGACGTGGCGCGGTCCGCTCCGGCGGCGTCGCGGGTGCTGGCCGTCTGGTGCATGGACTGGCCGGCGGTCGCCGCCGCCGCAGCGGCGAACCTGGCCCCGACGGCACCGGTCGCGGTCACGCTGGCCAACCGGGTCATCGCGTGTTCGGCCTCGGCGCGTGCCGCGGGGGTGCGGCGGGGGCTGCGGCGCCGTGAGTCGCAGGCCCGGTGTCCGCACCTGCACGTCGCTCCGGCCGATCCGGCCCGCGACGCCCGCCACTTCGAGAACGTCACGGCCGCGGTGGACGACCTGGTGCCGCGCGCCGAGGTGCTGCGGCCGGGGCTGCTCGTGCTGGCGGTACGCGGGGCGGCCCGGTACTTCGGTTCCGAACAGGCCGCCGCCGAACGGCTGGTCGACGCGGTCGCCGCCGCCGGGGTGGAATGTCAGGTCGGCATCGCCGATCAGTTGCCCACGGCGGTGTTCGCCGCGCGTGCGGGCCGCATCGTGGCGCCCGGCGCGGATGCCGAATTCCTGTCCGCACTGTCGATCCGACAGCTGGCCACCGAGCCGAGCCTGGCCGCTCCCGGGCGGGAAGAGCTCGCAGACCTGTTGTGGCGGATGGGAATCCGCCACATCGGCCAGTTCGCGGCACTGTCCCGGACGGATGTGGCATCCCGATTCGGGGCGGATGCCGTCGCCGCGCACCGGTTCGCCAGGGGTGAGCCCGACCGCGGTCCGTCCGGCCGGGAACCGCCGGCAGAGCTCGACGCGGTGATGGCCTGCGATCCGCCCATCGACCGGGTGGACGCCGCGGCGTTCGCCGGCCGGTCGCTGGCCGGCCAACTGCACCGCAGCCTCGAGTCGGCGGGGGTGGGCTGCACCCGGCTGGCCATCCATGCCGTCACCGAGGACGGCAAGGAGCTGGAACGGGTCTGGCGGTGCGCCGAACCGCTGACCGAGGACGCCACCGCGGACCGGGTGCGCTGGCAGCTCGACGGCTGGCTGAACCGGCGCAACCCCAACGACCGGCCCTCGGCGCCGATCACCGTGTTGCGGTTGCGGCCGGTCGAGGTGATCTCCGCCGAAGCGCTGCAGCTGCCGCTGTGGGGCGGCGTAGGGGAGGAGGACCGGTTGCGGGCCCGCCGGGCGCTGGTGCGTGTGCAGGGTCTGCTCGGACCGGAGGCGGTGCAGGTCCCGGTGCTCAGCGGTGGGCGCGGCCCCGCCGAGCGGATCACCTTCACCGCGTTCGGGGATGAGCCGGTACCGCAGGCCGATCCGAGCCAGCCGTGGCCGGGGCAGTTGCCCGAGCCGTCGCCCGCCGTGCTGCTCGACGATCCGGTGGAGGTGCTCGACGCCGAGGGGAACCCGGTGCGGGTCACCCATCGGGGGTTGTTCTCCGGCTCCCCGGCGCGGTTGGACGGCGGGGGATACCGCGGGGATCTGGCCTGGTGGGCCGGGCCATGGCCGGTCGACGAGCGCTGGTGGGACCCCGACCGCGCCAAGGGCCGCACCGCCCGGGCACAGGTGCTGGTCGACGGCCGTCACGGGCAGGCCGCGCTGCTGCTGTGCTACCGCCAGCGGCGCTGGTACGTGGAGGGCGCCTATGAGTAAACCCGTAGATCAGTTGTGCACAATTGAATTGCGAGCTACCGTTTCTGGTATGGCCACGCTCCGCCTCGATCAGCACCTGTGCTTCGCGCTGTACTCGGCGACGCGTGCCATGACGGCGGCCTACCGGCCGGTGCTCGACGAGTTGAACCTCACCTATCCGCAGTACCTGGTGCTGGTGGTGCTGTGGGAGGAAGGCCCGGTCACGGTCGGCCGGCTCGGTCAGCGGTTGCAGCTGGACTCGGGAACCCTCTCACCACTGCTGAAACGCCTGGAGGCCAACGGGATCGTCGTCCGACGCAGGTCACGCGCCGACGAACGACAGGTCGAGGTCGAGCTCACCGACGCCGGGCGGGCACTCGAGGAACGCGCCCAGTGCATCCCCGAGCGACTGTTCGGCGCCACCGGCCTGTCGGTCGAGGACGCCGAACAGTTGCGGGACGCCGTCCGCCAGTTGAGCGACGCGCTCACCAACGCCCCCGAAGACAACCGGAAGGAACCGACATGAAGACGCTCTACACCGCAGAGGCGTTGGCCACCGGCGAAGGCCGCGACGGCCACGGCCGCAGCTCCGACGGCCGCCTCGACTTCGACCTCGCCATCCCCAAGGAGATGGGCGGCAGCGGCAACGGCACCAACCCCGAGCAGCTGTTCGCGGTCGGCTACGCGGCGTGCTTCCACTCCGCCCTGCGCCTGGTGGCCCGCCAGGAGAAGGTCGACGTCACGGATTCGACGGTCGGAGCCCGGGTTTCGATCGGCCAGCTCGACAACGGCGGCTTCGGCCTGGCCGTGGAGCTGGAAGTGGCGCTGCCCAACGTCGACGAGAAGACCGCCCGCGAGCTCGCCGACAAGGCCCACCAGGTGTGCCCGTACTCCAACGCGACGCGCGGCAACATCGACGTCACGCTCACCGTCACCGACGACTGACCGTCAGTGAAGGGACTGGGCGAACGGTCCCACCCGCGCGATGAACCGGTCGAAGAAGACCCCCGCGTCGACGCCGATGCCGACGAGGGCGTTCGGTGGCCGGCCCCACCGTCCATTCCAGTCCGCGATCGTCATTCCGCGGGTCAGCGTGCCCGTCACCTCCACGTCCACCGTCGCGGGCCGGTACTGCACCAGGTCGGGATCGAGCGCGACGGCGGCCGCCAGCGGATCGTGCAGATGCGCGAGATAGCCCTCGCCCTGATCGAAGTGGAACTCGAAGTAGAACCGCATCGCATCCTCGAGCACCCGGATCAACGGGTTGGCGGCCGCCGAACGGGTGCCGCGATCGTCGAGCACGCTCATGGGCGCACTCGGTGACTGCGCGGCGGCCGCCAACCGGGTCAGCACGGTCGGCGTCAGCGCGATGTGCTCGGTCAGGTTGAGCCCCAAGACGATCGGCGGCTCGAGACCGGGGGCGCTCCACGCGGCGAACACCTCCGCGGCGGCCTCCGGGTCGACGCTGATGTTCCACTCGGCCACCGCGGTCGTGTTCCCCCGGTAGTCGAACGCGCCGCCCATGATCACCAGCCTGCGCAGCAGGGTCGGCAGCGCCGGTTCGGCCCGCAGGGCGAGCGCCAGGTTCGTCAGCGGGCCGACCGCCAGACCCACCAGCGCACCGGGATGCGCGCGTGCCGCCCTCACCCACGCCTCGGCGGCGTCGTAGCTCGTCAACGCCGCATCCCCGGACGGCAGCCGCGCATAACCCAACCCCTGCGGACCGTGCGTGTCCTCCGCGGTCCGCAGCGGTGAGGCGACCGGACCGTCGGCGCCGCGGGACACGGGAATGCCCGTCATACCGCACAATTCGAGCAGGCCGAGATTGTTGCGGCAGACCTGGTCGACACCGACGTTGCCTGCGGTGGAGGCGATACCGACCAGGTCGGCATCTGCGCTGGCGAACAGGTACACCAGCGCCATGGCGTCGTCGACACCGGTGTCCACATCGGCGAAAACCGGTATCCGGGCGGCCGACTCGCTGTCCTCGGTGGGCATGGGCAGACGATACGCCGGAAGGGGTCAGCCCCTGGCGGTGCGGGCGGCGCCGACGTCGCTCAGGGCCGCCAACTGGTCGGGAGTCAGCCCGGCCAGCCCGAACTGCGCGGCCGCCAGCGTCGCGGTCGCGGCATCCGCGATGTCGCGCCCCTCGTCGGTGATGCTCACCAGCGTCGCCCGGCGATCGGTGGGGTGGGCGTGACGCACCACCAGGTTGCGTTGCGCGAGCCGCTCGGTGGCGATGCTCACCGTGGTCGCGTGGACGAACAGGTCACGGGCCACGCCGCCCAGCAGGCTGGTGCCGGCCTCACTGGACTGCAGTTGCTTGAGGATCTGGTAGTCGATCAGCCGCAGCCCGAACTCGTCCTTGAGGTCCTGGTCGACGACGGCCGTCATCGACCGGCAGAGCACCAACACCGAGCGCATCGCCTGCCAGCCCGCGGGTTCGGCCATGGCCCTATCGATATCCAGATTTTCACCGGTTAACCGGAAAGATAGTGTCCGATTCACGCCGAGAAGGGAGTGTCCATGCCGATCGACCCCGATGCCATTGGCAAGAAATCCGCGCCGGTGCTCTACGAGTGGACCGACCGGGAGACGTTGCTCTACGCCCTCGGCGTCGGAGCGGGAACCGCCGACCTGGCCTTCACCACCGAGAACAGCCACGATGTCGAGCAGCAGGTGCTGCCCACCTACGCGGTCATCGCGTGTCCGGCCTGGGGTGCGGTGGGCGCCGTCGGCTCGTTCAACTTCAGCATGCTGCTGCACGGGTCGCAGCAGATCCGGCTGTTCGCGCCGCTCAAACCCGCGGGCACGCTCAGCGTGGTCTCCGAGGTGGTCGACATCCAGGACAAGGGTGAGGGCAAGAACGCCATCCTGGTGTTCAAGGGCACGGGCACCGATCCGGACACCGGTGAGGTCGTCGCGGAGACGGTGTCGACGGCGGTGATCCGCGGCGAGGGCGGATTCGGTGGGCAGCCGGGGACCCGCCCGCAGGCACCCGAGATTCCCGACCGCGAACCGGATGCGCGTATCGCACTGGCGACCCGCGAGGACCAGGCGCTGCTGTACCGGCTCTCCGGTGACCGCAACCCGCTCCACAGCGATCCGTGGTTCGCCCGCGAACTGGCCGGCTTCCCGCGGCCGATCCTGCACGGGCTGTGCACCTACGGTGTCGCGGGCCGCGCGCTGGTCGCCGCCCTCGGTGCGGGTGACGCCACCAGGATCACCGCGATCGGTGCCCGTTTCACCTCGCCGGTGTTTCCGGGGGAGACGTTGACGACGTCGATCTGGCGGACCGCCGACGGTGAGGCGGTGTTCCGCACCGAGGCCGCAGCCCCCGACGGATCCGGCGCACGGCTCGTGCTCGAGGACGGAACCGCACAGTATCGACCGTGAATTCGGTGAAGCGCCGGTGAGATCGGCGCCGGGTTGACAGGATTGGAAGCCGCGGCGTTCGCCGGACGCGAGATGGGCGGTGGTTCGGTCATGAGGTTGCTCGTCGGATATCTCGCCACCCCGGGTGGCGCCGATGCGCTTGCGCTCGGCGTGCGCCTGGCCCGCACCCTCGGCGCCGAGCTCGAGGTGTGCATCGCCCTGCCTGCCGACCGGATGCTGCCTGCCGTGGTGCCGAGCGGCGCCCATGACGATCTGTTGAGCGGCCATGCCGAGAAGTGGCTGACCGATGCGATGGCCACGGTGCCCGCCGAGGTCTCGGCGCGCAGCCACATCGCCTTCGCCGACAACTCCGCCGACGCGCTCATCCAGGAGGCGGCCCGGCTGGAGGCCGATGTGATCGTGGTGGGTGGTTCCGGCGGCGGCCTGGCCGCGAGTTACTCACTGGGGTCTGTGGTCAACGAGCTGCTGCACTCGGCGCCGATGCCGGTTGCGGTGGCGCCGCGCGGGATCCGTGAATCACCGGTGAGCCGGGTGCGGGAGGTGACGTGCGCGATCGGCCGGCGGGAAGGGGCGGACCTGCTGCTCGAGCACGCCGTCCGGTTCAGCTCGGCGGCGGGCACGCCACTGCGGCTGGTCTCCCTCGTGGCGCTCGACCCGACGTTCGGCGTCCTGCGCGGCGACGACGACGCGGTCCAGCACCGCGCCCTCGAACACGCCGCCCATACCCTGGACGTGGCGAAAAGCCTTCTCCCGAGGGATATTCCGGTGACCTCGACAGTGGTCGAGGGGCGCGGCGTCGAGGATGCGGTCAGCAAGCTGGAGTGGCACGACGGCGACCTCATCATGGTCGGCTCCAGCCGGCTGAGTGCCCCGCGGCGGCTGTTCCTCGGCTCGACCGCCGCGAAAATGCTTCGGGTGCTCAACGTTCCGATGATGGTGGTCCCGCGCGACCAGTTCGGACCCGAGGACCTTCCCTAGCCGCGCCCTAGCCGCGCCCTAGCCGCGCAGGCCGTGGTCGCCGTACTCGTGCAGCAGCGCCAGCGGGTCGAGGGTGTCCCACACCGTGCTGTAGAACTGCTCCTTGATCAGCCGGGCCTCGTACTCCATGTTCGCCAGGTCGGCGATCTGGTCGTAGCCGTAGTACAGCAGTGACACCGGTCCGGTGGTCTTGAGCAGTTCGTTGATGATGATCTGCGCGCCGGCTTTGTTGCCCTGTGCGGCTTCGAGGAACGCCGGCACGATCTTGTAGGCGGGGACGACGACGTTGACCCACGGCACGATCTGGCTGCCGCGGTACACCGCTTCGACGCCTTCGCGGACGTACGGCTTGAACTCCGGAGCGGCGACCCCCATGAGGAGGTTGCGCAGGGCGAGGACCGCTGCGGGCATGCCGTCGGGCTCGGGGTCCTCGGGTCGGAACGGGTCGGGGCTCCACGGCACCGGTTCGGCGGCCAGCGAGACCGGTTCGTCGGCCGGGTCCTGGATGGCGGGCTCGTCGGCCGGCTCCTGCACCAGCCGCGGCTCGGCGGCTTCGGCAAGCCGGGCCGGCTGAGTCGGCTCGTCCTCGGTCTGATCGGCAGAAGCGCTGTGGCCCTTGGTGTCCGGCTCTTCGCCGTCGATCACGCGCGGTGTGAACGCGTTGCGCAGCTTCTCGATCTGCTCGGCTTCGAACTGCTGCGCCGACTGCCGGATCTTCTCGGTCAGCGACGGTCCGGTGGCACGGGGCCTGTCTTCGTCACCTGTCCCGGCCTCGTCGGGCTCGTCGTCGCCCTCGGATGATCCGGACTCGTCGGACCCGGCCTCGTCGTCGCCGGCGCTGTCCGCTTTGTCGGCCGCGTCATCGGTGTCGGTGGCCGGCTTCTTCGGGCCCGCGCTCACGGCGCCCGCCGATTCCGACGCGCTCGATGCGGACTCGGTCTCCGCATGGGCGATGCCCTGGCCGGCGCCGGCGACCGCGGCGCCCACGCCGAGTGCGACTGCCAGTCCGCCGACGTATCCGATGTACCTGTGTGACGTCATCCCCCGAATTTCCTTCCCTAGGCAAGGACATCGTAGAGGTGAGGGGGCGGGTCGGCAGCACGGCTGCGTTGGGTGGTTTCAGCCCTCGGGATAAAAGAGGAAGAGTTCGCACCCCTCGGACGACTGCGGCACGTGCCAGGATCCGGCCGGTGCGTGCAGGAACGTGCCGGCCCGGTAGTCGTTGACGCCGTCGTTGAACACCCCCGAGATCACGTAGACCTCTTCGGGGCCGGGCCAGTGATGGTCCTCGCCCTTCCAGACGGCACCGGGCTGAATGGTGGTGATGGCGGCCTTGGCGCCGTTGTCACCTTCCCAGAGCAGCTTGACGGTGATGCCGGGAAAGACCTCGACGGCTTCGGCATCCCGCGCGTCGGCCCATGCATAGCCTGGCGCGGCCGGACCGAAGTTCTCGGCTGTAGTGTCGTGGCTCACAGTCGATCCAACCCGCGGTGCGCCGGAGTTGTTCCGCGACGTGGCGGTATCGAACGTGCGTTCGATACAGTGGCGGGGTGAGCTGGTTCAACGGGCCGCCGAGCTGGTCGGAGATGGAGCGGGTACTCACCAGCAAGCCCCGCCGCGCCGGTGAGTCGCTCGTCGAATCACCCGGCGACGGCGGCGACAGTCCCGCCTGGTCCCGCAAGCGCGGCGCGTATCAGGCCCCGGACGTGCCGCGCTCCGGCGGTGCGGTGCCCTACGCCGAACTGCACGCGCATTCGGCCTACAGCTTCCTCGACGGTGCCGGCACCCCGGAGGAACTCGTCGAAGAGGCTGCCCGCCTGGACCTGCGGGCCATCGCGCTCACCGATCACGACGGGCTCTACGGCGTCGTCCGGTTCGCCGAGGCGGCCAGGGAACTCGACATGCAGACGGTCTTCGGCGCCGAGCTGTCGCTGGGCATGGGCGCGCGCTCCGGAAGAAACGAGGTGCCCGATCCCCCGGGGCCGCACCTGCTGGTGCTGGCCCGCGGACCCGAGGGCTACCGCCGGCTGTCGCGCGAGATCGCCAGAGCGCATCTGGCCGGCGGGGAGAAGGGGAAACCGCGCTACGACTACGACGCGCTCACCGAGGCTGCCGGCGGCCACTGGCACATACTCACCGGATGCCGTAAAGGACATGTCCGCCAATCACTCTCAGAGGGCGGGCCGGAGGCGGCCGAGAAGGCGCTGGCCGATCTGGTGGACCGGTTCGGCCGCGACCGCGTCAGCGTCGAGCTCACCCATCACGGCCACCCCCTCGACGACGAGCGCAACGCCGCGCTCGCCGAGCTGGCACCGCGTTTCGGCCTCGACGTCGTCGCCACCACGGCGGCGCACTTCGCCGAACCGTCGCGCGGGCGGCTGGCGATGGCCATGGGGGCGATCCGGGCCCGCAACTCGATCGACGAGGCCGCCGGTTACCTCGCCCCGCTCGGCGGCTCGCATCTGCGCTCGGGGGAGGAGATGGCCCGGCTGTTCGCCCACCGCCCCGAGGTGGTCACCGCCGCCGCGGAGCTGGGGGAGCAGTGCGCGTTCGGCCTGGCGCTGATCGCCCCGCAGTTGCCGCCGTTCGACGTGCCGGCCGGCCACACCGAGGACAGCTGGCTGCGGCACCTGGTGATGCTGGGCGCCCGGGACCGTTACGGCCCGCCGGAGCGGGCGCCGCAGGCCTACGCCCAGATCGAGCACGAACTGCGGATCATCGAGAAACTCGCCTTCCCCGGCTACTTCCTCGTCGTCCACGACATCACCCGGTTCTGCAAGGAGAACAACATCCTGGCCCAAGGCAGGGGGTCGGCGGCCAACTCCGCGGTCTGCTACGCGCTCGGGGTCACCAACGTCGACCCGGTCGCCAACGAGTTGCTGTTCGAGCGGTTCCTGTCCCCGGCCCGCGACGGGCCGCCCGACATCGACATCGACATCGAATCGGATCTGCGGGAAGAGGCGATTCAGTACGTCTACGAACGCTACGGCCGCGACTACGCCGCCCAGGTCGCCAACGTGATCACCTACCGCGGACGCAGCGCCATCCGCGACATGGCCCGCGCCCTCGGCTTCTCCCAGGGGCAGCAGGACGCCTGGAGTAAACAGCTCAGCAAGTGGAACGGGCTGGCCGACTCGCCGGACCTCGAGGGCATTCCCGAACCGGTGGTGGAGTTGGCGTGTGAGATCTCGAACCTGCCGCGCCACATGGGTATCCACTCCGGCGGCATGGTGATCTGCGACCGCCCGATCGCCGACGTGTGCCCGGTCGAGTGGGCGCGCATGGCCAACCGAAGCGTACTGCAGTGGGACAAAGACGACTGTGCCGCAATCGGTCTGGTGAAGTTCGACATGCTCGGCCTCGGCATGCTCTCGGCGCTGCACTACTGCATCGACCTGGTGGCCGAGCACAAGGGCATCGACGTCGACCTGGCGAAGCTGGACCTGTCCGAACCCGGCGTCTACGAAATGCTGCAGCGTGCGGATTCGGTCGGGGTGTTCCAGGTGGAGTCCCGCGCGCAGATGGCCACGCTGCCACGGTTGAAACCCCGGGTGTTCTACGACCTGGTGGTCGAGGTCGCGCTGATCCGGCCCGGCCCCATCCAGGGCGGTTCCGTACACCCGTACATCAAACGCCGCAACGGCGAGGAGCCGGTCACCTACGACCACCCGTCGATGGAGCCCGCGCTGCGCAAGACGCTGGGGGTGCCGCTGTTCCAGGAACAGCTGATGCAACTGGCCGTCGACTGCGCCGGGTTCACCGCCGCCGAGGCCGACCAGCTGCGCCGGGCGATGGGGTCGAAGCGCTCCACCGACAAGATGCGCCGGCTGCGGGGCCGGTTCTACGACGGGATGCGTCAGCGTCACGGCATCACCGGCGAGGTGGCCGACCGGATCTACGAGAAGCTGGAGGCATTCGCGAATTTCGGCTTCCCCGAGAGTCATTCGCTGAGCTTCGCCTCGCTGGTGTTCTACTCGTCGTGGTTCAAACTGCACCACCCGGCCGCGTTCTGCGCCGCTCTGCTCCGGGCCCAGCCGATGGGCTTCTACTCACCGCAGTCGCTGGTCGCCGACGCCCGCCGCCACGGTGTGGTCGTGCACGGACCGGACGTCAACGCCAGCCTGGCGTACGCGACGCTGGAGAACGCCGGCACCGAGGTGCGCCTGGGCCTCGGCGCGGTCCGCCACATCGGCGACGAACTCGCCGAGCGCATCGTCGAGGAGCGAAAAGCCCACGGCCCGTTCGCGGATCTGCTCGATCTGACCGGACGCGTGCAGCTGTCGGTGCCGCAGACCGAGGCGCTGGCCACCGCGGGAGCACTGGGCTGTTTCGGCATCACCCGCCGTGAGGGGCTGTGGGCGGCGGGTGCGGCCGCCGCGGAACGACCCGACCGGCTGCCCGGGGTCGGGTCGGCGGGGCAGATCCCGTCGCTGCCCGGAATGAGCGAACTGGAACTGGCGGCGGCCGACGTGTGGGCCACCGGGGTGTCCCCGGACAGCTATCCCACCCAGTTCCTGCGCGAGGACCTCGACGCGATGGGTGTCGTGCCCGCGGGGCGGTTGCTGGAGGTGCTCGACGGCACCCGCGTGCTGGTGGCGGGCGCGGTGACGCACCGGCAGCGTCCGGCCACGGCCCAGGGCGTGACGTTCCTCAACCTCGAGGACGAGACGGGGATGGTGAATGTCGTGTGTTCACCGCAACTCTGGTCGCGTCAGCGCCGGCTGGCGCAGACCGCGCCGGCGATGGTGGTCCGCGGCATCGTGCAGAACGCCACGGGCGCGGTGACGGTCGTCGCCGACCGGCTTGGCAAGCTCGACATGCGGGTGGGGTCGAAGTCACGCGACTTCCGTTAGCGTTCCGCGTTACGTGCTCACCGCCCGGGAGCTCATCCGCAAACCGGTCGTCGGTTCCGTCATCGACATCCTCAAGACGCGCGCCCGGGAGACAATCGAACGAAACACACGGCCAGGATGACCACCGGCGGCTGGATTCGAGGGGTACAGATGAGAGTGGGATTGCACGCGCTCGGCATCGGCGCCGGGGCCGATCGCCGAGTCATCGACGAAGTGGCCCGGGCCGCGGAAGAGTGCGGGTTCTTCACCCTGTGGTCCGGCGAGCACGTCGTGATGGTGGACCGGCCACAGTCGCGCTACCCCTATTCC is a window from the Mycolicibacterium litorale genome containing:
- a CDS encoding organic hydroperoxide resistance protein; this translates as MKTLYTAEALATGEGRDGHGRSSDGRLDFDLAIPKEMGGSGNGTNPEQLFAVGYAACFHSALRLVARQEKVDVTDSTVGARVSIGQLDNGGFGLAVELEVALPNVDEKTARELADKAHQVCPYSNATRGNIDVTLTVTDD
- a CDS encoding cupin domain-containing protein translates to MSHDTTAENFGPAAPGYAWADARDAEAVEVFPGITVKLLWEGDNGAKAAITTIQPGAVWKGEDHHWPGPEEVYVISGVFNDGVNDYRAGTFLHAPAGSWHVPQSSEGCELFLFYPEG
- a CDS encoding universal stress protein, which codes for MRLLVGYLATPGGADALALGVRLARTLGAELEVCIALPADRMLPAVVPSGAHDDLLSGHAEKWLTDAMATVPAEVSARSHIAFADNSADALIQEAARLEADVIVVGGSGGGLAASYSLGSVVNELLHSAPMPVAVAPRGIRESPVSRVREVTCAIGRREGADLLLEHAVRFSSAAGTPLRLVSLVALDPTFGVLRGDDDAVQHRALEHAAHTLDVAKSLLPRDIPVTSTVVEGRGVEDAVSKLEWHDGDLIMVGSSRLSAPRRLFLGSTAAKMLRVLNVPMMVVPRDQFGPEDLP
- a CDS encoding DNA polymerase Y family protein; the protein is MDWPAVAAAAAANLAPTAPVAVTLANRVIACSASARAAGVRRGLRRRESQARCPHLHVAPADPARDARHFENVTAAVDDLVPRAEVLRPGLLVLAVRGAARYFGSEQAAAERLVDAVAAAGVECQVGIADQLPTAVFAARAGRIVAPGADAEFLSALSIRQLATEPSLAAPGREELADLLWRMGIRHIGQFAALSRTDVASRFGADAVAAHRFARGEPDRGPSGREPPAELDAVMACDPPIDRVDAAAFAGRSLAGQLHRSLESAGVGCTRLAIHAVTEDGKELERVWRCAEPLTEDATADRVRWQLDGWLNRRNPNDRPSAPITVLRLRPVEVISAEALQLPLWGGVGEEDRLRARRALVRVQGLLGPEAVQVPVLSGGRGPAERITFTAFGDEPVPQADPSQPWPGQLPEPSPAVLLDDPVEVLDAEGNPVRVTHRGLFSGSPARLDGGGYRGDLAWWAGPWPVDERWWDPDRAKGRTARAQVLVDGRHGQAALLLCYRQRRWYVEGAYE
- a CDS encoding MarR family winged helix-turn-helix transcriptional regulator, producing MAEPAGWQAMRSVLVLCRSMTAVVDQDLKDEFGLRLIDYQILKQLQSSEAGTSLLGGVARDLFVHATTVSIATERLAQRNLVVRHAHPTDRRATLVSITDEGRDIADAATATLAAAQFGLAGLTPDQLAALSDVGAARTARG
- a CDS encoding MarR family winged helix-turn-helix transcriptional regulator, translated to MATLRLDQHLCFALYSATRAMTAAYRPVLDELNLTYPQYLVLVVLWEEGPVTVGRLGQRLQLDSGTLSPLLKRLEANGIVVRRRSRADERQVEVELTDAGRALEERAQCIPERLFGATGLSVEDAEQLRDAVRQLSDALTNAPEDNRKEPT
- a CDS encoding MaoC family dehydratase, translated to MPIDPDAIGKKSAPVLYEWTDRETLLYALGVGAGTADLAFTTENSHDVEQQVLPTYAVIACPAWGAVGAVGSFNFSMLLHGSQQIRLFAPLKPAGTLSVVSEVVDIQDKGEGKNAILVFKGTGTDPDTGEVVAETVSTAVIRGEGGFGGQPGTRPQAPEIPDREPDARIALATREDQALLYRLSGDRNPLHSDPWFARELAGFPRPILHGLCTYGVAGRALVAALGAGDATRITAIGARFTSPVFPGETLTTSIWRTADGEAVFRTEAAAPDGSGARLVLEDGTAQYRP
- a CDS encoding nucleoside hydrolase; the protein is MPTEDSESAARIPVFADVDTGVDDAMALVYLFASADADLVGIASTAGNVGVDQVCRNNLGLLELCGMTGIPVSRGADGPVASPLRTAEDTHGPQGLGYARLPSGDAALTSYDAAEAWVRAARAHPGALVGLAVGPLTNLALALRAEPALPTLLRRLVIMGGAFDYRGNTTAVAEWNISVDPEAAAEVFAAWSAPGLEPPIVLGLNLTEHIALTPTVLTRLAAAAQSPSAPMSVLDDRGTRSAAANPLIRVLEDAMRFYFEFHFDQGEGYLAHLHDPLAAAVALDPDLVQYRPATVDVEVTGTLTRGMTIADWNGRWGRPPNALVGIGVDAGVFFDRFIARVGPFAQSLH